In one window of Musa acuminata AAA Group cultivar baxijiao chromosome BXJ3-2, Cavendish_Baxijiao_AAA, whole genome shotgun sequence DNA:
- the LOC103972234 gene encoding pentatricopeptide repeat-containing protein At2g18940, chloroplastic: MVGCRPTMSDWTSFQIAPNPPQTTSLRCISSLTLSMEGALFSSRPAFPTQTSKTPRKPSTNHPKFNPPPPPPSHSVPLDSLLHHLQHLTQETSTALHPPQPTNKNPNFPSLRLASTTIHREKAPPASRPRLAGSENGVLFLRDPRLGFLSGAGKSLLRSIVEQPPLDLVSLLESKKDEIFGVDWVSLLKALEILGNWEKALALFEWAGSGSNAEGSRLDAPAIEVVIRALGRHSQHSIASKLFDSIPLEEYCLDIRAYTTLLHALSRTGKYRKAVALFKQIKAKGLSPTLVTYNVILDVYGRMGRSWSKILEILDEMNSRNVGIDEFTCSTVISACGREGLLEEASMFFEQLKLQGYVPGTVAYNSLLQVYGKAGKYPAAMGVLKEMEDNNCPADAVTYNELVATYARAGFYEEGAAVLDTMASKGIMPNSVTYTTVISGYGKAGKEDEALALFDRMKKLGCVPNTCTYNTILGMLGKKSRTGEMLDILSDMKSNGCVPNRVTWNTMLAMCGKRGMENYVSQVFDEMKKSGVEPDRDTFNTLIAAYGRCGSSTQALQMYDEMVKAGFSPCTTTYNALLNAIARKGDWIAAESVILDMKKKGFKPNELSYSLLLQTYAKGRHIKGIQAIEEEVYDDKIFPSWVILRTLIIVNFKCRMLNGTEKAFEELKRNGYKPDLVILNSMLSIYAKNGMYDRAREMFDLIHQFGLRPDLITHNNIMNMYARGGECWEAEDILKQLEKSGLKPDVVSYNTVINGFCKQGLMTEALRILSDMMAKGVTPCMVTYNTFISGYVSKDMFKEADDVISYMIQHNCRPDELTYRIIVDGYCKAKRYEEAMEFVSGILNMDSSFSEQSVNKLTLRVEENKSRH; encoded by the coding sequence ATGGTTGGATGTCGACCAACCATGTCAGATTGGACTTCGTTTCAGATTGCTCCCAATCCACCCCAAACCACATCTCTACGCTGCATctcctctctcactctctcaatGGAGGGAGCTCTCTTCTCAAGCCGTCCAGCTTTCCCAACACAGACATCGAAAACGCCGAGAAAACCCTCGACCAACCATCCAAAGTTCaacccaccaccacctcctccttctCATTCCGTCCCCTTGGACTCCCTCCTGCACCATCTCCAGCATCTCACTCAAGAGACCTCCACCGCTCTCCACCCACCTCAACCAACCAATAAAAATCCCAACTTTCCTTCTTTGCGCCTCGCTTCGACCACAATTCACCGCGAAAAGGCACCTCCGGCGTCGCGCCCACGGCTCGCCGGCAGCGAAAATGGTGTTCTGTTCCTGCGGGACCCTCGCCTCGGCTTCCTTTCCGGCGCAGGCAAGTCTTTGCTTAGATCCATCGTCGAACAGCCTCCTCTTGATTTGGTGTCCCTGCTGGAATCCAAAAAAGATGAGATTTTTGGCGTGGATTGGGTCAGCCTCCTGAAGGCGCTCGAGATCTTGGGCAACTGGGAGAAGGCTCTCGCCTTGTTTGAATGGGCTGGATCCGGTTCCAATGCGGAGGGATCCAGGTTAGACGCCCCGGCGATCGAGGTGGTGATCAGGGCGTTGGGTAGGCATTCGCAGCACTCGATCGCCTCGAAGCTGTTCGACTCTATTCCTCTGGAGGAATACTGCCTTGATATCCGCGCTTACACTACCCTGCTTCATGCCTTGTCTCGGACTGGCAAGTACCGCAAAGCGGTCGCGTTGTTTAAGCAGATCAAAGCCAAAGGGTTATCGCCTACCTTGGTCACCTACAATGTGATTCTTGATGTATATGGCCGTATGGGGCGGTCTTGGAGTAAAATTTTGGAAATTTTGGATGAAATGAATAGCAGAAATGTGGGTATTGATGAGTTCACCTGTAGCACTGTCATATCAGCCTGCGGAAGGGAAGGTTTGTTGGAGGAGGCTTCCATGTTTTTTGAACAATTGAAGCTGCAGGGCTATGTTCCAGGCACCGTCGCATACAATTCACTGCTCCAGGTGTATGGTAAAGCTGGAAAGTATCCGGCGGCCATGGGGGTATTGAAGGAAATGGAGGACAATAACTGCCCAGCAGATGCAGTTACCTACAATGAGCTCGTGGCGACCTATGCTAGAgctggcttttatgaagaaggggcAGCAGTATTAGACACAATGGCTAGTAAAGGAATCATGCCTAATTCTGTTACCTACACCACTGTGATTAGCGGATATGGAAAGGCGGGAAAAGAGGATGAAGCTTTGGCTTTGTTTGATCGGATGAAGAAGTTGGGTTGTGTTCCTAATACTTGTACATACAATACGATTCTTGGAATGCTTGGAAAGAAATCAAGGACAGGGGAGATGTTGGACATACTCTCCGACATGAAGTCTAATGGTTGTGTCCCAAATAGGGTCACATGGAACACAATGTTGGCTATGTGCGGGAAGAGGGGAATGGAGAATTATGTCAGCCAAGTATTTGATGAGATGAAGAAATCAGGAGTTGAGCCGGACAGGGATACCTTCAACACCTTGATTGCTGCATATGGCCGGTGTGGGTCTAGCACCCAAGCTTTGCAGATGTATGATGAGATGGTCAAGGCAGGTTTTAGTCCTTGTACCACTACATACAATGCACTCTTGAATGCAATAGCTAGGAAAGGTGATTGGATAGCTGCGGAGTCTGTCATATTAGATATGAAGAAGAAGGGCTTCAAGCCTAATGAACTTTCATACTCTTTGTTGCTTCAAACTTATGCTAAAGGAAGGCATATAAAAGGGATACAGGCAATTGAAGAAGaagtttatgatgataaaatatttccCAGCTGGGTGATTTTAAGAACACTTATTATTGTCAACTTCAAGTGTAGAATGCTAAATGGCACAGAGAAGGCTTTTGAGGAGCTGAAGAGGAATGGTTACAAGCCTGACTTGGTAATCCTTAATTCtatgctttcaatttatgcaAAGAATGGGATGTACGATCGTGCTCGTGAGATGTTTGACTTGATTCATCAGTTTGGATTGCGACCTGATCTCATAACTCATAATAATATTATGAACATGTATGCAAGAGGTGGAGAGTGTTGGGAAGCAGAAGACATACTCAAGCAACTTGAAAAGTCAGGACTAAAGCCTGATGTAGTGTCCTACAACACTGTAATTAATGGATTTTGCAAGCAAGGTCTCATGACTGAGGCCCTAAGGATTCTATCAGACATGATGGCTAAAGGAGTTACCCCTTGCATGGTCACTTACAACACCTTCATTTCTGGTTATGTGAGCAAGGACATGTTCAAAGAAGCTGATGATGTTATTAGCTACATGATACAGCATAACTGCAGGCCTGATGAACTAACCTACAGGATAATTGTTGATGGTTACTGTAAAGCCAAGAGATATGAGGAGGCTATGGAGTTTGTGTCTGGGATCTTAAATATGGATTCATCTTTTTCTGAGCAATCAGTGAATAAGCTAACTCTCCGGGTAGAAGAGAATAAGTCTCGGCATTGA